One window of Mycoplasmopsis gallopavonis genomic DNA carries:
- a CDS encoding dihydrofolate reductase — protein sequence MIKLIYASDLNGLIGKGDKLPWNIPSELAFFFEMTKQGTLLFGLNTFKSLPSNFQKQDRKIILSLIGLNNTEEQLLNLKNQADLIIYTEQEMLSLFLSFQNSKENLFICGGKEIYTRYYFEQIKFD from the coding sequence ATGATTAAATTAATTTATGCAAGCGATTTAAATGGTCTTATTGGGAAAGGAGACAAATTACCTTGAAATATTCCAAGTGAACTTGCTTTCTTTTTTGAAATGACAAAGCAAGGAACTTTGCTTTTTGGATTGAATACTTTCAAATCTCTGCCTTCTAATTTTCAAAAGCAAGATCGTAAAATTATTCTATCTCTCATAGGACTTAATAACACTGAAGAACAATTATTAAACTTAAAAAATCAAGCAGATTTAATTATTTATACCGAGCAAGAAATGCTTAGTCTTTTTCTAAGTTTTCAAAATTCAAAAGAGAATTTATTTATTTGTGGTGGTAAGGAAATTTATACTAGATATTATTTTGAGCAGATCAAATTTGATTAA
- a CDS encoding IS1634 family transposase → MITMIIMYNINMSNYILYKRKNPKGIYIALGISKGYGKGIGNLVGLGYWEEIKEKYSLQNIDDLKPIARLVPVGEDKIEVKTKFFQLLNPTSVETNVKNVGIELIYKVIKELDLFKGLPKTKHKSLEEVLEFIVATRIIQPRSYICQYKNKNDFLHKIDVKKSSIYNYFDTFLEYKNTILVNIYNKMQELTTRNTKLMHFDNTTVYFQSFSRDGLRQRGFSKDGKHDEDQIVVAMAVDNNGIPFHYKVFEGNTGDSKTLVKFLIEMQRIYKTKDTIIVADKGISQNANLRYLEQKGYKYIVQKRIDILGKEDKAFIVNDQGFVQENDYFTKSRFVQSVWAKNKNKKRYSDTFRKQFVYFSPSKQTLDKIKRQNLINKLEKKSINGELPLSALVPEYKKKYMDVDGKTVGRLNIEKIKKVANEDGFYMIETNITNIDSKEANEIYKGQWKVEEGFRTLKSAIEVRPMYVYKDEHIQSHVFLCFLSLIVLKYCIYKLKKFYKDNGEIQKLTMNMFIDALKLITITTKTVNGKVVSEIKNNLDPEHKELNKIYSDFQYAVDGLSL, encoded by the coding sequence ATGATTACAATGATAATAATGTATAATATAAATATGAGCAACTACATTTTGTATAAAAGAAAAAACCCAAAAGGGATTTACATTGCATTAGGAATATCAAAAGGATACGGTAAAGGGATTGGGAATTTAGTTGGATTAGGTTATTGAGAAGAAATTAAAGAAAAATATTCTCTGCAAAACATCGATGATTTAAAACCAATTGCTAGATTGGTTCCTGTTGGAGAAGATAAAATTGAAGTTAAAACCAAATTTTTCCAATTACTTAACCCAACATCTGTCGAAACAAATGTAAAAAACGTTGGTATTGAACTTATTTATAAAGTAATTAAAGAACTAGATTTATTTAAAGGATTACCTAAAACTAAACACAAATCTTTAGAAGAAGTATTAGAATTTATTGTTGCAACAAGAATAATTCAACCAAGAAGTTATATTTGTCAATACAAAAACAAAAATGATTTTTTACATAAGATAGATGTAAAAAAATCTTCAATTTATAACTATTTTGATACTTTTTTAGAATATAAAAATACAATTTTAGTCAATATTTATAACAAAATGCAAGAATTGACAACTAGAAACACAAAATTAATGCATTTTGATAATACAACTGTTTATTTTCAAAGTTTTTCAAGAGATGGTTTGAGACAAAGAGGTTTTTCTAAAGATGGAAAGCATGATGAAGATCAAATTGTTGTGGCTATGGCAGTTGATAATAATGGTATTCCTTTTCACTATAAAGTCTTCGAAGGAAATACTGGAGATTCTAAAACTCTTGTGAAATTTTTAATTGAAATGCAAAGAATTTACAAAACAAAAGACACAATAATAGTTGCTGATAAAGGTATTAGTCAAAATGCAAATTTAAGATATTTAGAACAAAAAGGATATAAATATATAGTACAGAAACGTATTGATATTCTTGGAAAAGAAGATAAAGCATTTATAGTAAATGATCAAGGGTTTGTTCAAGAAAATGATTATTTTACTAAATCTAGATTCGTCCAATCTGTTTGAGCTAAAAACAAAAATAAAAAAAGATATAGCGATACTTTTAGAAAACAATTTGTCTATTTTAGCCCTTCAAAACAAACTTTAGACAAAATAAAAAGACAAAATCTTATTAATAAATTGGAGAAAAAGTCTATTAACGGTGAATTGCCATTAAGTGCTTTGGTTCCTGAATATAAGAAAAAGTATATGGATGTAGATGGTAAAACAGTCGGAAGATTAAATATCGAAAAAATTAAAAAAGTAGCTAATGAAGATGGCTTTTATATGATTGAAACCAACATAACAAACATAGATTCAAAAGAAGCGAATGAAATATATAAGGGACAATGAAAAGTGGAAGAAGGTTTCAGAACCTTAAAATCAGCAATCGAAGTTAGGCCGATGTACGTTTATAAAGACGAGCATATTCAATCTCATGTATTTTTATGCTTTTTATCTCTAATTGTTTTGAAATATTGCATTTATAAATTAAAGAAATTTTATAAAGATAATGGAGAGATCCAAAAACTCACAATGAATATGTTTATAGATGCATTGAAACTTATAACAATCACAACAAAGACTGTGAATGGTAAAGTTGTAAGTGAAATCAAGAATAATTTAGACCCAGAACATAAGGAATTAAACAAAATATATAGTGATTTTCAATATGCAGTGGATGGTCTATCATTGTAA